The Humulus lupulus chromosome 4, drHumLupu1.1, whole genome shotgun sequence genome has a window encoding:
- the LOC133830493 gene encoding pentatricopeptide repeat-containing protein At1g08070, chloroplastic-like — MEAYMTALLNQSLHLNQLKQLHALIITEYTNLAPIFVKKLLDSRAIEYGRKVFDKITQPDQFLFNSLVRAYSKLSLNQNALAAFSSMHRSGIRVACFAFPSVIKSCLLLKAVGVGKQVHCLAINYGFDSSVFVQTALMDFYAKCDDLVSARKIFDGILIKDPICYNCLISGYSKSGDLEAARRLFDVMPERTVVSWNSIISSYAQNGQYHEGLRIFERMQAEKFCPNEITLVSLLSICAKLGDLEMGLRIKKYINESSLHQNMIVSTAILEMYVKCGAVDAARKQFDKMNRRDIVTWSAIIAGYAQNGRPSESVELFELMVNEKIKPNDVALVSALSACSQLGLVEVGQRIGAYAECQRFASNVYVRSALLDMYSKFGHIDKARRVFSEMQLKDIVSWNSMIAGLAVNGCAEESIFFYEKMKKTTLRPNSITFLGLLTACSHGGLVKLGLEFFRNMKSQHGISPEIEHHACIVDLFCRSGRLKEAFEFICRMKVEPNAVIWGTLLSSSRINLNVKLAEISLKKLLELEPDNAGNYVLLSNIYASEGRWQEALKVRNLMKDRRMKKEVAYSCIAVDNELHKFLVGDTSHSKSSEVYSIVNELAIQLTSAD, encoded by the coding sequence ATGGAAGCTTATATGACTGCTTTGCTTAATCAATCCTTGCATCTAAACCAGCTGAAGCAACTTCACGCTCTGATTATCACAGAGTACACAAATCTAGCTCCTATTTTCGTCAAAAAGCTTCTCGATTCTCGTGCTATTGAATATGGTCGCAAGGTGTTCGATAAAATTACTCAACCAGATCAATTTCTTTTTAACTCTCTTGTTCGAGCGTATTCAAAGCTATCACTCAATCAAAATGCATTGGCGGCATTTTCTTCAATGCACCGCAGTGGGATTCGAGTGGCTTGTTTTGCCTTTCCGTCTGTTATCAAGTCGTGTTTGTTGTTAAAAGCTGTTGGTGTAGGAAAACAGGTTCATTGTTTAGCAATAAATTATGGGTTTGATTCGAGTGTGTTTGTTCAGACTGCTTTGATGGATTTTTATGCCAAATGTGATGATTTAGTTTCTGCAAGGAAGATTTTTGATGGGATTTTGATTAAAGATCCAATTTGTTATAATTGTTTGATTTCTGGGTATTCCAAGTCTGGTGATCTTGAAGCAGCTAGGAGGCTTTTTGATGTGATGCCTGAGAGAACCGTTGTCTCTTGGAATTCTATAATTTCTAGTTATGCACAAAATGGACAGTATCACGAGGGGTTGAGAATTTTTGAGAGAATGCAGGCTGAGAAGTTTTGTCCGAATGAGATCACTCTAGTAAGTTTGCTCTCAATTTGTGCTAAGCTTGGAGATTTAGAAATGGGTTTGAGGATTAAGAAGTACATAAATGAAAGTAGTTTGCACCAAAATATGATAGTCTCAACTGCCATTTTGGAAATGTATGTCAAATGTGGGGCTGTTGATGCTGCACGTAAACAGTTTGACAAAATGAATAGGAGAGATATTGTAACATGGAGTGCAATAATTGCTGGTTATGCTCAAAATGGGAGACCAAGTGAGAGTGTAGAGCTCTTTGAGCTCATGGTGAATGAAAAGATTAAACCTAATGATGTTGCACTCGTCAGTGCTCTATCAGCATGCTCTCAATTAGGTTTGGTTGAAGTTGGTCAGCGAATAGGCGCATATGCAGAATGCCAAAGATTCGCGTCAAATGTTTATGTGAGGTCTGCATTGTTAGATATGTATTctaagtttggtcatattgataaagCTCGTCGTGTGTTCAGTGAGATGCAACTCAAGGATATTGTTAGTTGGAACTCAATGATTGCTGGGTTAGCAGTCAATGGCTGTGCAGAGGAATCcatttttttttatgagaaaatGAAAAAAACCACATTAAGACCAAATAGTATCACTTTTTTGGGACTGCTGACAGCCTGCTCACACGGTGGCCTTGTCAAATTGGGTCTTGAATTTTTCAGAAACATGAAATCACAACATGGTATTAGTCCAGAGATAGAACATCATGCATGCATTGTAGATCTTTTCTGTAGATCAGGGAGATTAAAGGAAGCATTTGAGTTCATATGTAGAATGAAAGTAGAGCCCAATGCTGTTATATGGGGCACTTTGCTGAGTTCTTCTAGAATCAACTTGAATGTAAAACTTGCTGAGATATCTCTTAAGAAGTTACTCGAGTTAGAGCCTGACAATGCTGGGAATTATGTCCTTCTTTCTAACATCTATGCCAGTGAGGGTAGATGGCAAGAAGCCTTGAAGGTGCGGAACTTAATGAAAGATAGAAGAATGAAAAAAGAAGTTGCTTATAGTTGTATAGCAGTGGACAATGAATTACATAAATTCTTAGTTGGGGACACATCACATTCTAAATCGAGTGAGGTCTATAGCATTGTCAATGAGCTTGCGATACAGTTGACTAGTGCTGACTGA